In the Hordeum vulgare subsp. vulgare chromosome 7H, MorexV3_pseudomolecules_assembly, whole genome shotgun sequence genome, one interval contains:
- the LOC123411434 gene encoding putative FBD-associated F-box protein At5g56700 has product MADGAGSGGGGSRLSALPSDLLRHIITYLPITEAARAATLGRAWRHLWRSYPLVLKDADIPERARDAAIPRVLADHPGHFRAVFLFDCRLASLDRGLPDWPRLLADKRTEKLVLAYRWLMDQPNLARPLPADILRCESLQELTLDFWTFPSGAEVLLPYLRTLAMVRIDISDQELESLIAASPVLESLRLTLNSPKHVRVRSQSLLCALVGISRVEEFTVVDTPLLQRLYLFLPPNGVVELRITCAPNLRVLGYLDTRAHKLQIGDSVIGSDTMVSASTVVPSVKILALTVNFSVFGEVKMLASFLRCFPNVDTLHIESALHDPSVTADEPSGEHHAKFWQKISPICCLRSHIKKMVILDFRGGQNEFQFLKFVSMNADELQSLLLVPHEGILSSADKVNEIKDEFQSLQFPTGISAVLQVSPKAGTGLRLEKASNLTIDDPFEC; this is encoded by the exons ATGGCCGACGGcgccggcagcggcggcggcgggtccCGCCTCAGCGCCCTCCCCAGCGACCTGCTCCGTCACATCATCACCTACCTCCCCATCACGGAAGCCGCCCGCGCCGCCACCCTCGGCCGCGCCTGGCGCCACCTCTGGCGCTCCTACCCGCTCGTCCTCAAGGATGCCGACATCCCCGAGCGCGCGCGCGACGCCGCAATCCCCCGAGTCCTCGCCGACCACCCGGGCCACTTCCGCGCCGTCTTCCTCTTCGACTGCAGGCTCGCCTCACTGGACCGTGGGCTCCCCGACTGGCCGCGCCTCCTCGCCGACAAGCGCACGGAGAAACTCGTTCTCGCCTACAGATGGCTAATGGACCAGCCCAACCTCGCGCGCCCCCTTCCCGCCGACATCCTCCGCTGCGAATCGCTCCAGGAGCTCACGCTGGACTTCTGGACGTTCCCCAGCGGCGCCGAGGTCCTTCTTCCCTATCTGCGGACTCTCGCCATGGTAAGGATTGACATAAGCGACCAGGAACTGGAGTCCTTGATCGCTGCCAGCCCCGTTCTGGAGTCCCTTCGGCTCACCCTCAATAGCCCCAAGCACGTCCGTGTCCGCAGCCAAAGCCTCCTGTGCGCGCTCGTTGGGATATCCAGGGTGGAGGAGTTCACCGTGGTGGACACGCCGCTCCTGCAGCGGCTCTACTTGTTCCTGCCGCCTAATGGTGTGGTGGAGCTCAGGATCACTTGTGCTCCCAACCTGCGGGTGCTCGGCTACCTGGACACAAGAGCTCACAAGCTGCAGATTGGTGACAGCGTCATCGGG TCAGACACAATGGTGAGCGCAAGCACTGTGGTTCCAAGCGTCAAGATATTGGCGTTAACTGTGAATTTTAGTGTCTTTGGGGAGGTCAAGATGCTGGCCAGCTTCCTCAGATGCTTTCCCAATGTTGACACGCTGCACATTGAG TCTGCACTGCATGATCCATCTGTAACTGCCGATGAACCCAGTGGGGAGCATCATGCCAAGTTCTGGCAGAAGATCAGTCCGATTTGTTGCTTGAGATCACATATCAAGAAGATGGTTATTCTTGATTTCCGAGGGGGTCAAAATGAATTTCAGTTCCTCAAGTTCGTTTCCATGAATGCCGATGAGCTGCAGTCCTTACTGCTTGTGCCGCACGAAGGAATTTTGTCTTCAGCTGACAAGGTGAATGAGATAAAAGACGAATTTCAGTCTCTACAGTTTCCAACAGGCATCTCTGCAGTGCTACAGGTGTCACCTAAAGCAGGCACTGGTTTGCGCTTGGAGAAAGCATCCAATCTTACAATCGATGACCCTTTTGAGTGCTGA